Part of the Marinitoga sp. 38H-ov genome is shown below.
AAGTTTATCTTTAGAAACATCGATACCAACAAACAACATAGAAACACAACCTTTCAGAATTAGATTCTAACTCTGGGTATATAAGAAAAGAGCCTCGTTATATGTAAGAGCTATAGCTCATTCTCCGGTAGCAATTCAACTTATATACCAAAGTTAGTCAGACTATTCAAGGCACTTAAGTGCAGGAGGTGACAGAATTACTTTAGTTATATAATAACTCAGAGTTAGAATTATTTTTTTAAAAATAAATATCAGATTTATTAATTATATGAAAACATTATACACGAGGAGGTGTTATTATGTTTTTTAATTGGGAGAGTAAAATTGATATTAATAACGTTTTTGAGTTAAGAGGAAAAACAACAGCATATTTTGGAGTAGGTGCAATAAATAAATTTAAAGATATTTGTGAATTTTTTAATAAAAAAGGTATTTCAAAAGTATTAATTGTTACAGATGAAATAGTTTATACAGTAACTGGTATAAAAGAAAAAGTTGAAAAATATTTAAAGGAAGCAGGTATTGAATTTGTAATATATTATGATATTAAACCAAATCCAAATGTCAATATGATTGATGAATCAAAAAAATTAGGATTAGATTTTGGAGCACAAGCAGTTATTGGAATAGGTGGAGGAAGCCATATAGATACTGCAAAAAGCGTAGCTATATTATTACATGAAGATTATAAAGGTTATACTGGAACTGATTTATATGAATTAAAATTTGTGCCAGATGCAGCATTACCTATAATAGCTATTAATACAACTCATGGTACTGGAACAGAAGTAGATAGGTTTGCTGTTGCAAGTATTGAAGAGAAAGGGTATAAACCTGCTATTGCATATGATTGTATATATCCTATATTTGCAATTGACGACCCAGAAATAACTAAAACATTACCTTGGTCACAAACAACATATACAGCAATAGATGCAATAAATCATGTTACTGAAGCAGCAACAACATTAGTAGCTTCTCCATATTCTATTTTATTAGCTAAAGAAACTATAAGGTTAATTAGCAAATATTTACCAATAGCTCAAGAAAATCCCGAAGATTTAACAGCAAGATATTATTTATTATATGCATCATCAATAGCTGGTATTGCATTTGATAACGGGTTATTACACTTTACACACGCTTTAGAACATCCATTAAGTGGTATAAAACCAGATTTGCCTCATGGTTTAGGTTTAGCAATGTTATTACCAGCAGTAGTAAAAGCTATATATAAAGCAAAACCAGAAGTTTTAGCAGAAATGTATAGCCCAATTGTTCCAAATTTAAAAGGAAATCCTGAAGAAGCAGAATATATAGCTAAAGGAATTGAAAAATGGTTACAAAGTGTTGGAGTAAAACAAAAATTAACAGATGAAGGTTTTAAAGAAAGCGATATTGATAAATTAGTATATTTAACATTTAATACTCCTTCTTTAGATACACTATTAAGTGTTGCACCTATAGAAGTTAATGAAGATGTTGTAAGACAAATATATATGGATTCATTATATCCATTTAATAAATAAATCCGTCCCACTCCTTTTGGAAAAGCTCCCTTTTGGGAGCTTTTTTACATCCATTTTTTCCTTTTAAATATATATAACATTATAGCAGAGATTATAGCCATAACTATAAGGACAATAGGATATCCGTATTTTGATTCAAGTTCTGGCATATATTTAAAATTCATACCATATATTCCAGTGATTAAAGTTAAAGGAATAAATATTGTTGAAATAATAGTAAGTATTTTCATTACAGAGTTCATCTTATTATTTACTATATATAAATAGAAGTTAAATAAATCGTTTGCAGAATTTATGAGTATTTCAAACATATCAATAATTTGTATAATATGATCAAATAAATCTTTAAAGTATGGGTATGAATCTTTTATTAAATTAGGCTTATCATTAATAATTAAAGTAATTACATCTTTCATATGCAGAATTGATTTAATTATAATATTTAAATTCTTTTTTATATAATATAATTCCTTTTCTTTTTCTGGAGAAGATTTTATCAATAAATTTTCTTCAATATTATTCAAGATTTCTTCGAATTCTTCTAATATAACAAAATAAAAATCAATTATAGAATCCATTAAAGCAAATAACAAATAATCATTTTTTTTCTTTCTAATAATTCCATTGTTTGATTTTATTCGTTTTCTCACAAAATCAAAAACATCGCCTTTTTTTTCCTGAAATGTGATAATATAATCTTTCCCCAAAATTACGCTAATTTGTTCTATTTCTACAGAAGAGGTAACGTTATTGAAAGATAACATTTTTAAAACAATAAAAATATATTCATCAAATACTTCTATTTTAGGGTGCTGGTGTATATTTAATATATCTTCTACAACTAAAGGATCAATATTATATTGATCACATAATATCTTTACAGAATTTGTATCATGAATACCTATAAAATTTATCCATCTTGTTTTTTTCTCTTCTTTTTTTAAAAAACATTCTTCAATATTTTTAGTACGTATAAAATTATATTTATCTTTATCATAATCAAATATTTCGATTTCAACATCTTCATAAAATTTTCCAGTGTATATTAATGTTGCTGGTGGAGTGCCGAGTTTTTTAGTATATTTTTTTATTTTAGGCATTATTTTTCACTCCTAAAAGATTCTTCCACCTAAAATAAACTAAACATCCTTTTTCATAAGAAATTTCTATTGTTTTATTTACAGTTTCATTGCTAATTCCGATTGGATTGTTGAAAAATAAAGTTCCATTTTTTAAAGAATATTTAAAACCATTTAAATAAATACCTTCTGTTTTTTCGGTTAAAGAAAATATTGACCATGTTTCGCCCGTTTTTACATTCATCTCAAAATTTTTAGGTACTTTTGAAATTTCTAAAAATTCTTCTTTGAAAGTAATCAGTTTATTATACTTTTTAAGTAATAAGATTGCACCAAAAATATGATCTAATCTATCGCCTAAAAATCCAGATATAATAATATTATCTGAATTTTTCTCAATTGCAAAATCAATTGCCAAATCTATATCAGTAAAATCTTTTTCAGGTCTATATTTTATAATTTCTACATCATTAGATTCAGCCCATTCAATAGATTCTTGAGATGCAGAATCTAAGTCTCCTATTAGATAGTCGGGTTCTATGTCAATTTTTTTATACAATTCAATTCCTTTATCAACTGCAATTAAAATATCAGATTCATTGATAATATTTTTATAGAATTTCAATGAACTTTTAGGTTTTCCACCGGAAACAATAAATGCTTTCATTTTAAATACCTTCCTTCTTTATTTGATTTTTATATTTATTTACAGTACGTCTTGATATTTTTATTTTAAGTTCATTTTCAATTAGATTAGCTAATTTATTATCAGAAATATTCATATGTTTTTTAATAAATTTAAATATTATATCTTTTTCATTTTCTTGTGCTTCTCTTGTATTAAAAATGCTTGAGAAAGGAAATATAATCTTTTTTATATTCATAAAATATTTAGATGAAATAGAACGACTAATGGTTGAAGGGGATAAATTTAAATTTTTAGCTAAATCTCTAATACCAAGTCTTTTTGGATTTTTTCCAGTAGTTATAAATTCTAAATTTTCATTTACTATTATTTCTGCTAAAATATTTAGGTATTCTTTTCTTTTGTTAATAGCATTTTTTAAAATATATAATTTTTCCATTTCTTTTTCAATATAATTTTTAATATTTTTATCATGAATATTTTTTAGGTTTTTTAAATATATTTCATCTATTTCGGGGATATTAGGAACATTTATTTCCCATTTAATATTGTTACTTTCTTGAAAAAAAACGATATCAGGTTTCGCATTTATATATGAAATATTTTCTTCATTTTCTAAACTTGATAATGGTAATCCTGTTTCGCCTTTTTCTTCTCTTAAAATTAGAGCTTTTTCTAATGATTCTTCTGCAAAACCAGTTGGACCTAGTTCTTTCAAAGTATTTATAAGTAAATTATAATCCTTATTTGATATATTATATTCTTTAATAAAATCTTTTTTTGAAATTGTTAAAATGCCATTTTTATCCAAATAATTAAATAAAGTTTCGGCAATATTTTCAAGATAATCTGGAACTATTGCTAAATAAATAGGTTTTAATTCATCGAGGAAACTAACATTATATGTAGTAGTTTCTAAAATATAATCTAAGTAATCTAAACTATAATATTGCAAAGAATCATCTTCGAATTTTAAGAATACATTTTCCAAAATGAATTCTTTAATTTCATTATTGAGTTTAATTAAAGGAATTTGGATAATATTTAATGCTTGTATTTGTTTTTGATTAAGTGTTTGTTTTTGTTTTAATTTTTGTATTAATTTCCTTTTAAGCATTAAGAACCTCCGTTAATGCTTTGTATAAGTTTTTTGCTATATCAATAGGGGTAGTAAAATATTCTGATTTTTCAGAACTTAAAATCTCCGCAGTTCTACCAGATAAATAAGATGCTACTATACTTGCTTCTAATACACTTAATTTTTGAGCAATTAAGCCAGCAATAATTCCTGTTAATAGGTCACCACTTCCACCTTTAGATAAAGCAGTATTACCAGTAATATTAAAGAGTGTTTTTTCTCCATTTGTAATTATTGTAGTAACATCCTTAAATAATATAGTAGCTTTTCTATATTTTGCAAAATATTCAGTATATTCATAATTTTGTCTAACATCAATTTCATCAGTTCTGACAATTCTTTGCATTTCTCCAACATGAGGAGTTAATACTATATTATCTCTTAATTTCAAAGCGTCAACAGCATATAAAGCGTCAGCATCAACAACAATAGGTACTTTAGAATTTTCCACAACAGCTCTAACAAATTGCATTGTTTCATTAGAACGTCCAAGTCCTGGACCAATAACAATAACAGATGCTTTTCTTATATCTTTTGATATTAAATCTAAATCTTTTAGTGAGAAAAACTTCTTATTTAAAGATTTATAAATAATACCAGGTTCGTGTAATAAAATACTTGAAGATAATGCGGAAGGTGTAATTAATTTAACAAGTCCAGTGCCTATTTTTTGTGCACCTATAGCAGATAAAACTGATGCACCAGGGAATTCAGAAGAACCTGCTAATATTAAAACATTTCCGAAATCAAATTTATGAGAAAATTTAGGTCTTTTGGGTAACAAAGATTTAACCATTTCTTTTGTTACTAATTCTCTATGTGAAATATTAAATAATGATTTTGGAAAAGATAATGGTGAAACTACTACTTTTCCTGAATATTCTCTTCCTGGGAAAAATATATGTCCCAACTTATAACTACCAAATGTTATAGTTTTGTCTGCCATTACAGCATTACCTAAAACTTTTCCTGTATTTGAATCAATCCCAGAAGGAATATCAATTGATATAACATATCCTCTTTTGTATTTATTAATAGTTTCAATTACTTCTTGCGTTTCTTTTTTTAATTCTCCATTTAGACCTATTCCAACAATACCATCTATTATACATTCTGATGTGCTTACATGATTATTGAAATTATTATCAATTTCAATAAAATTATTAAATCCGAATTTAATTAAAGTATCATATTGTTTTTGGAATAATTTGCTTTTGTTATTACCTGTTATAGCAATTTTTATATTTCTATACCCCTCATTATATAATAGTCTAGCAGCTGCTAATCCATCTCCACCATTATTTCCAGTTCCTAAAACAAATAATAAATGGGTTTGTTTATTAAACTCTTTTATTATTTCATTATATATAGAAATAGCAGCTTGTTCCATCAAAACCTCTGAACTTATTCCATATTCTTTAGAAGTTAATTCATCTATTTTTTTCATTTCTTCTGATGTTAATATATGCATAAAATTCCTCCTTTTAAATTATCTAATTAAATTATCTAATATAATTTTATCACATTTATATAAATATATGAGATATATAAATTTGACAAAATTAATCTAAATATTATATAATATTTCTGAGGTGATATTATGCATCCATTGGTAGGACAATTTTCTAAATTAGAGATTTTTAGAAAATTAAAATTATCTGAAATAGAAAAATTACTTGAAAAAAATTTATTAATTATAAAAAAGTATGAAAAAGATTCGTTGGTTAAAGCTAGGGGAGAAATATTAAATGAGGTTATGATATTAATAGCAGGGAAAGTAATAACTGAAATGACCGAATTAGATGGAAAAGTAATACAAATAGAAGATATGAAAGCCCCCACAATTTTAGCGCTAGGAGCAACATTTTCTAAAGATTCAATACTTCCTGTAGATATAATAACAACAGAACAGTCTTTGATTGCGTATATTCAAAAAGAAATAGTTTTTGATTTATGTATGGAAAATAAAGAATTTTTGAAAGAATTAGTAATGCATTTAGGTACTAAATTTAATTTTATATCTCAAAAACTATGGTTTATTACATTAAATAATTTAAAAAGTAAAATACTTTTTTATTTAAATGAATTACGAAAAAACAATGAAAAATCAATTGTCTTAGATTATTCAATTGAACAATTATCCCATTTATTTGGAGTTACAAGACCAGCTTTATCAAGGGCATTTTCAAAACTTGAAGAAGAAGGTATAATAAAAAAAGATGGAAATATAATACATATAATTGATGAAGATATATTTATTAATTTCTCCTCAAA
Proteins encoded:
- a CDS encoding iron-containing alcohol dehydrogenase, which gives rise to MFFNWESKIDINNVFELRGKTTAYFGVGAINKFKDICEFFNKKGISKVLIVTDEIVYTVTGIKEKVEKYLKEAGIEFVIYYDIKPNPNVNMIDESKKLGLDFGAQAVIGIGGGSHIDTAKSVAILLHEDYKGYTGTDLYELKFVPDAALPIIAINTTHGTGTEVDRFAVASIEEKGYKPAIAYDCIYPIFAIDDPEITKTLPWSQTTYTAIDAINHVTEAATTLVASPYSILLAKETIRLISKYLPIAQENPEDLTARYYLLYASSIAGIAFDNGLLHFTHALEHPLSGIKPDLPHGLGLAMLLPAVVKAIYKAKPEVLAEMYSPIVPNLKGNPEEAEYIAKGIEKWLQSVGVKQKLTDEGFKESDIDKLVYLTFNTPSLDTLLSVAPIEVNEDVVRQIYMDSLYPFNK
- the corA gene encoding magnesium/cobalt transporter CorA, with translation MPKIKKYTKKLGTPPATLIYTGKFYEDVEIEIFDYDKDKYNFIRTKNIEECFLKKEEKKTRWINFIGIHDTNSVKILCDQYNIDPLVVEDILNIHQHPKIEVFDEYIFIVLKMLSFNNVTSSVEIEQISVILGKDYIITFQEKKGDVFDFVRKRIKSNNGIIRKKKNDYLLFALMDSIIDFYFVILEEFEEILNNIEENLLIKSSPEKEKELYYIKKNLNIIIKSILHMKDVITLIINDKPNLIKDSYPYFKDLFDHIIQIIDMFEILINSANDLFNFYLYIVNNKMNSVMKILTIISTIFIPLTLITGIYGMNFKYMPELESKYGYPIVLIVMAIISAIMLYIFKRKKWM
- a CDS encoding thiamine diphosphokinase, with translation MKAFIVSGGKPKSSLKFYKNIINESDILIAVDKGIELYKKIDIEPDYLIGDLDSASQESIEWAESNDVEIIKYRPEKDFTDIDLAIDFAIEKNSDNIIISGFLGDRLDHIFGAILLLKKYNKLITFKEEFLEISKVPKNFEMNVKTGETWSIFSLTEKTEGIYLNGFKYSLKNGTLFFNNPIGISNETVNKTIEISYEKGCLVYFRWKNLLGVKNNA
- a CDS encoding NAD(P)H-hydrate dehydratase, with the translated sequence MHILTSEEMKKIDELTSKEYGISSEVLMEQAAISIYNEIIKEFNKQTHLLFVLGTGNNGGDGLAAARLLYNEGYRNIKIAITGNNKSKLFQKQYDTLIKFGFNNFIEIDNNFNNHVSTSECIIDGIVGIGLNGELKKETQEVIETINKYKRGYVISIDIPSGIDSNTGKVLGNAVMADKTITFGSYKLGHIFFPGREYSGKVVVSPLSFPKSLFNISHRELVTKEMVKSLLPKRPKFSHKFDFGNVLILAGSSEFPGASVLSAIGAQKIGTGLVKLITPSALSSSILLHEPGIIYKSLNKKFFSLKDLDLISKDIRKASVIVIGPGLGRSNETMQFVRAVVENSKVPIVVDADALYAVDALKLRDNIVLTPHVGEMQRIVRTDEIDVRQNYEYTEYFAKYRKATILFKDVTTIITNGEKTLFNITGNTALSKGGSGDLLTGIIAGLIAQKLSVLEASIVASYLSGRTAEILSSEKSEYFTTPIDIAKNLYKALTEVLNA
- a CDS encoding Crp/Fnr family transcriptional regulator, with translation MHPLVGQFSKLEIFRKLKLSEIEKLLEKNLLIIKKYEKDSLVKARGEILNEVMILIAGKVITEMTELDGKVIQIEDMKAPTILALGATFSKDSILPVDIITTEQSLIAYIQKEIVFDLCMENKEFLKELVMHLGTKFNFISQKLWFITLNNLKSKILFYLNELRKNNEKSIVLDYSIEQLSHLFGVTRPALSRAFSKLEEEGIIKKDGNIIHIIDEDIFINFSSN